Within Klebsiella sp. RIT-PI-d, the genomic segment ATCAGACCACGCGCTTTCTTGGCATAAAAACTGATTACTTTGAACTTACCGTTCTTTTCGTCCAGGAAAACGGGCTTTATGATGACGGCATTCAGTTTTTTCGGCTTAACCGCTTTAAAATACTCCTCTGACGCCAGGTTAACGATCACCCGATCGTGCCGGGCATCCAGAGCTTCTGACAGCTTATCGGTAATGATGTCGCCCCAGAATTGATAAAGATCCTTACCCCGGAGAGTGGCAAAACGGATACCCATCTCCAGACGGTAGGGCTGCATCAGATCCAGCGGACGCAGAACGCCGTACAGGCCAGAGAGCATTCGCAGGTGTTGCTGGGCAAAGTCAAAGTCTGTCTCACTGAATGTGTGCGCCTGAAGACCGGTATAAACATCGCCTTTAAAGGCGAGGATCGCCTGGCGGGCATTTTCCAGCGTAAACTCAGGTTGCCAGTCGTGAAAGCGAGTGGCATTCAGATCGGCAAGCTTGTCGCTGATACTCATTAAACTGGCAATTTGTGCTGCCGTCAGCTTACGCGCAACCTCAATCAACTGTTGTGAATGGTCCAGCAGTTCAGGCTGCGTAAAATTTTTCGTGGCAAGCGGGCTTTGGTAATCCAGCGTTTTTGCAGGTGAAATCAGAATCAGCATCGTTAATCCTTACGGCATATTATTATTGCCCGACTTTAGCAAAAAAAAGGCTGCAAGTCGGCGATGACTGTGATTGCCATACTATTGCTTTGGCAGGTTGTCCCATGCTCCCGATGTCAGTTGCTGATGAAGATCCGGATAACGTTGCGGATCAAATACCGGGCGCACGCCTAATTTGCGCTGGCGCAAATAGTCATTGGCAATAAGACGCACGACGGGTGACAGCAGCAGAATGGCGGTCAGATTAGTCAGGGCCATCAATGCCATTGCAATATTGGCCAATTGCCATACCAGTGGAAAGCTGAGCAGCGATCCAGCGACAATCATGATGAATGTTGTGGCACGCAGGGCCCGTCGCGCCCATGGCGTATCAAGACGCAGAAAAACTAAATTATTCTCCGCATACAAATAATTTCCCACAATAGATGTGAAAGCCAATAGCGCCACCACAATGGCGACAAATCCGGGACCAGCATCGCCAATAAGCATGACCATTGCCTGCTGAATGCGCTGGATACCGTCGGCAGCAGTATGCAGGGTATTCGGACCTGCCAGCAGGACAATCAGAGCACTACAGGTTGAGAGAATAAAGGTATCAATAAACACGCCAATCATCTGCACAATGCCCTGTGCCGCCGGGTGTGGAGGCCATGAAGAGGCAGCAGCGGCAACATTGGGCGTAGAACCAATCCCGGCTTCATTAGAAAACATGCCGCGCTGAAAACCGCTGGTAAGCGCCTGACTTACCGTATACCCGGCCGCACCCGCTGCCGCTTCATGCCAGCCGAACGCGCTTTTCACGATGGTGGCAATCGTCTCTGGCAGGGCGGCAATATGCCATGTGCTAATCAACAGGCTCGTGGCCACCCAGAAAATCACCATTACCGGTACCAGCCATTGCATCATTCTTACAACCCTGCGCAACCCTCCGGTTATTATTAACAGAATCAGCACAGCCAGAATGATGCCGGTGACCAGCGAGGGCATCGTAAAGGCGTAATTGAGGGCACTGGCAACAGAGTTTGCCTGAATAGTATTAAAAACCAGGCCGTAAGAGAGCAGTAAAAACAGCGAAAAAAGGATGCCCATCCAGCGCATTCCTAACCCATGCGCCATATACCACGCCGGTCCACCACGAAATTGCCCTGCGGCATCACGCTGTTTATAAAGCTGAGAAAGCGAGCATTCAGCAAAGCTGATGGCCATGCCGGTGAGGCCGGAGATCCACATCCAGAAGATGGCTCCCGGGCCGCCTGTGGCGATAGCCAGCGAGATCCCAGCCAGATTTCCACTACCTGCGCGCGCGGCAAGACTGGTACACAGCGCCTGGAAAGAGGTTAATCCTCCTGGCTGAGGGGTGAGACTGTTTTTCAGACTTTTACTGTAGTGGCGCAGATAGCGAAACTGAATGAAGCCTGTACGGAAAGTAAACCATATGCCGGCGCCCGCCAGCAGATAGATCATCATCGATCCCCAAATGACGTCGTTAATAAACTGTAGAAAATCAGGCATTAAACGTCCTCTTGTTTATGCCGGTACGCTAATGTAAGCGCTACCACTTATGGGACAGGAATTGCCTGTCCGGTAATACATCGGCGGAGTCTATCACACTCTGTAAGGTCATACCGTCGCGGTTGCGCTGAGAGTGGGTCGTGATATTATCAGGGCAGACCGGTTACATCCCCCTAACAAGCTGTTTAAAGAGAAACTCTATCATGACGGACAAATTGACCTCCCTGCGTCAGTACACCACCGTGGTGGCTGACACCGGAGATATCGCGGCAATGAAGCTGTATCAGCCGCAGGATGCAACAACCAACCCTTCTCTGATCCTTGGCGCTGCGCAAATTCCTGAATACCGCAAGCTGATTGACGATGCCGTAACCTGGGCGCGTAGCCAAAGCAGCGACCACGCCCAGCAAATCGTTGATGCCAGCGATAAACTGGCGGTGAATATCGGACTGGAAATTCTTAAGCTGGTTCCGGGCCGTATTTCAACTGAAGTGGATGCGCGTCTTTCCTATGACACTGAAGCTTCTATCGTAAAAGCTAAGCGTCTGATTAAGCTGTATAACGATGCGGGTATCAGTAATGACCGTATCTTGATCAAACTGGCTTCAACCTGGCAGGGTATTCGTGCCGCAGAACAGCTCGAAAAAGAAGGCATCAACTGTAACCTGACGCTGCTATTCTCTTTTGCGCAGGCTCGCGCGTGTGCGGAAGCGGGCGTTTATCTGATTTCGCCATTTGTTGGTCGTATTCTTGACTGGTACAAAACCAATACCGATAAAAAAGAGTACGCGCCAGCAGAAGATCCGGGCG encodes:
- a CDS encoding alanine/glycine:cation symporter family protein, with protein sequence MPDFLQFINDVIWGSMMIYLLAGAGIWFTFRTGFIQFRYLRHYSKSLKNSLTPQPGGLTSFQALCTSLAARAGSGNLAGISLAIATGGPGAIFWMWISGLTGMAISFAECSLSQLYKQRDAAGQFRGGPAWYMAHGLGMRWMGILFSLFLLLSYGLVFNTIQANSVASALNYAFTMPSLVTGIILAVLILLIITGGLRRVVRMMQWLVPVMVIFWVATSLLISTWHIAALPETIATIVKSAFGWHEAAAGAAGYTVSQALTSGFQRGMFSNEAGIGSTPNVAAAASSWPPHPAAQGIVQMIGVFIDTFILSTCSALIVLLAGPNTLHTAADGIQRIQQAMVMLIGDAGPGFVAIVVALLAFTSIVGNYLYAENNLVFLRLDTPWARRALRATTFIMIVAGSLLSFPLVWQLANIAMALMALTNLTAILLLSPVVRLIANDYLRQRKLGVRPVFDPQRYPDLHQQLTSGAWDNLPKQ
- the tal gene encoding transaldolase, which translates into the protein MTDKLTSLRQYTTVVADTGDIAAMKLYQPQDATTNPSLILGAAQIPEYRKLIDDAVTWARSQSSDHAQQIVDASDKLAVNIGLEILKLVPGRISTEVDARLSYDTEASIVKAKRLIKLYNDAGISNDRILIKLASTWQGIRAAEQLEKEGINCNLTLLFSFAQARACAEAGVYLISPFVGRILDWYKTNTDKKEYAPAEDPGVVSVTEIYEYYKQHGYETVVMGASFRNLGEILELAGCDRLTIAPALLKELAESEGTIERKLSFNGEVKARPERITEAQFLWQHNQDPMAVDKLADGIRKFAVDQEKLEKMIGDLL
- the yaaA gene encoding peroxide stress protein YaaA, which produces MLILISPAKTLDYQSPLATKNFTQPELLDHSQQLIEVARKLTAAQIASLMSISDKLADLNATRFHDWQPEFTLENARQAILAFKGDVYTGLQAHTFSETDFDFAQQHLRMLSGLYGVLRPLDLMQPYRLEMGIRFATLRGKDLYQFWGDIITDKLSEALDARHDRVIVNLASEEYFKAVKPKKLNAVIIKPVFLDEKNGKFKVISFYAKKARGLMSRFIIKNRLTTPEQLREFNEEGYVFDEEASVNGELVFKRREHAV